GTTCCATTGATATCTTTCATCAACCCTTTACAGTTACTTTCACCCGAAATGTCATCATAATCCGTgtctttaatatatttcttgcACCCACAATACACATCAACGTCATAATGTGGTTGTGGTGGTGACTGTGCTGGTGGTGGTTGTGTCAACGCGTTGATGTTAGTTTCCACTTGGTTGGTACCACTTGATGTAGTACTACCACATGTAACTGtaaatttttctttcaaATATTCTTTGGCATTGTCTTCATCATATCCACTAGTGGTTGCTTTTTGTGATGTATAGTATGTTTTTTGTTTATCCCAATGTCCTTTTCTCTCTTTCATAAAATTTGTGTAATCATCACATTTTTTAGTACAGTCGCTATCACATTTTATACCACTATTTTGTGGCTTACACGCTTTCTCCACGTCCTGTAATTTTGTGTGTTTTTCTTTACAATAATCGTCGTACCATTCGGTCAGCCAGCGTAAAAACTGAGGCCGAGAGGCGAATGCCGCGAGGCCGTCAGTGGAAACACTAGATTTAGTGGGATCACCAAACGTCACGGTGTTGTACTCGTTGTTGTTTTTGAGATTTGTTTGAGTAGTTGTATCCATACCTTTTTTTCCATCATCATAACTTAAGGCACACAACATCCCTTCCCAAACCTCTTTTTCAATAGTTTTCCACCATTCTTCAGGTTTTGGGGTCCCACTTTTAAAAACTGCACTTATATTGTCTCTTGCTGTTTTACCCCCATCATTACCTATATCTTTTCCTAAACATAAATCTCTATAATCTCCTAACGTATAGAACATTTGTCTTTTAAATTCTTCAGGGATAgttcctttattttttaagttGTCTTCAACACCAGTGTGATCCTGTTTGTATTTATCCCATAACCAATATGTTTCTATTGAAGCGCATTCGATGAGTGCTTTTCTtaaatctttttcttttgagGTTTTCGTAGGATCAAGTTTTGTTaaattatgtatacataatttttgtCTTCTAGGAGGCATACATGCTCCATTATGATTAGGATCAATCTGAGAGTCACAATTCCaacttttattttcaaaattttttttttcgcaCGCAGCTATTTTATGAGTTTGTGGATCTTTAGTCTTAAGTATATTATTCGCTATATCACACGGTTGCTCCTGTGTCCCACTAGGGTTGGGATTTGGCATCGGTTTGGGGGGATTAGGAGTATTGTGGCCACTATCTTTACCGGTACCAGGAGTTTGTGGTTGTTGACCACTATTTGTTGTGTCCTCCACACATGTACACTTATTCACATAGTCCCCATCTGGCGGGTATGGATCTAACGCTTGCGGCATGTCCTCAGTGGCGGCACCACGACTTTGTGGTTGTGACGAGGCCGTTTTCATACAGTTCCCATGTTGATCAAAAAGTTCCAATACTTGATCTAAATATGTATGTGCTGGGGTGTTACTATCCACAACATCTTCTTCGATTTTTTGGGTGGTTTTATCGctttgaaattttttttgttgttgatCCCAATGCTTTTTCCATTCATCAataaattttgtatattttggACATTGTTCTTGACACTCACTGCATGGTTTACCACTTTTATCACATGTTGCTTTACCAGTAGCACTACCATTAACCTTACATGTTCTACATTTTTCATGCAATAAAGCTGATTcctctttatatttttcacaaAACTCGTCACTCCATTCTGTAAACCAACGTAAAAACTGAGGAGTTATTTCATTATAAAGGATATAATTAGTTATTTCggattttaatatatcagaGTCATATTggtatttttcattattcgTGAGTTTTTGCCGTTCCGTGTCACCACCTTTAATATGATGAGATAGACCACATAACATCCCTTTCCATATATCTAAACCATTATTATCCCACCATTTTTCACGTTCTGTTTCATCAACTTTGCCATTAGGTTGGCCATTTTTTGGTTTAAAAacattatctatattttgtCTAGCTAATTCCACGTCACCACTACTTTTATTCCCTATATCTTTGTTTAAACACAAATCTTTAAGATCGCCAAACGTGAAAATCATGTGACGTTTAAAATCGGAGGGGATGGTACCACTATCTAATAGTGATTTAAacatatctttatttttgtgTCCTTTCCCATGTGTTATATAGTACTGCCATGCCAGGAACGTTTCTGCCGCGGCGGTTTTAATAAACGCGGTACGCAAAGTGGTATCGTCactaatattttcttttaagtATGCTATACATAGTTTTTGACGTCTTGGGGGCATACATGCGCCACTTTCACCACTTTTGAACGTATCTTTATCGCAATCCCACTTAGGATAACCTCCATCTTGTTTTTGTTTatcatatttgtttttacaATCACCTACATTACCATTtgcattaatattattaagtaTTGTATCAACTATGGTGCAAGGTGGTGTCAGTGATGAATCCTTCGGTTTAGGTGATGGTTTAGTATGCTGCTTTTCACAATCTCCTTCATATTTATGTGGATATTCCTTAAATACATATTCGTCATTCGTACCACCACTTGTCTTAGTGGTTCCAAATTGTGTCTGTGTCGTGTCGTTGCAGTACGTTCCCCCGCCCATAGATGTCACATAGTCAGACAGGGTATTATACGTGGTTGGGTCGGTAGTGTTACCATCACAGGTGACACCATTTTGGTGGTTTTTTaccttattaaaaaattcatcATTTTGTTTCTGAATTTCATCCTTACCAccactactactactaccactatataaattattgtaTTCTTTTTCTTGATCGCTCCACTGTTTTTTCCAATCAGTAACATGTGTTTTGTATACTTTGCACATACTTGAACACATAGAGCATGCTACATTTTTTGCTTCACTGTCCTTTTTAGCTTTGTTACACACACCACAATTAAATTTTAGCCACCAAAAATTTCTCTCCAATTGTTTGCAGTAACTTTCGGACCATTCGGTCATCCATCTTAGTCGTTGTGGGATATAATCATCTGGAGGAACGTACGAGTCGCGGCCGCACTTATACCGTTCCCACGTTTTGGTACTGCCACTTGTTGGTATATATAGATCTGCGGTATCTGGAGCGCTACATGTTAGTGCTTTCCATACTTGGTCTCTATTAGCGTTCCACCAGGCCTCACGTAATTTCGAATATTTAGGGTTTTCATCTTTACCACCACTATATTTGGTACCACCTACTTGTTTTTCTATTTtctcaaatattttttccaaATACTCCTGTAACCTCTTCATGTCGTCGTTCCCACTCCAAATATCTCTCCCCCTAATTATATCCCCCAAATCTGCAAAACTGTACTTCATAGCATTACATATACCGGATTTGTCACCTTTACTTAGATGTTTTTCCACTATATCGTCGCCTTCAAATTTTGCGGCCAATAACACATCGCCCAAAAACGAGTGGTTATACTTGGTGGGATCAGTAACATTTTGAAGTGGTTGAACACCTTGTTTGCCTAGATTTTCTAAATTTGATGTACACATATGACGTCTTCTTGGGGGTAGTAAAACACCTTCATGTCCATCCCTTACTTTTCCGTTATCTGGTTTCCATTCTTGACCTATAATGAATCTTTGGTTATCTGTGTCTGTTCCTTTCCCTTTACCTGTACAAGGACCATGATGAACACCTGTACCAGGAGTAGGACTATAGTCTCGAACGTCATTTCCATgtttttgtatattaaaatCACAATATCCGTGCGTTTCCAATTTAGGTgcactatttttatttttaaattctgCTTTTGATAAATCACCCCTCAATTTATCACTATCACCACTTTTATGCAACTGTGACGCTATATCGTGTTGTCTCATATTTGCCGCATCAAGAATTTTGTTCTGAGTACATTTGGGTTTTTCAGGCGGTTTTTGTACACACGTACAATGGGATGTATACGTATGGGGGTATGTTTTAAACGCATAGGTATTGTTACCACTAGTTGTAGCGAAATCTGTTTGTTCTTGACATTCACTTATCAATCCTTCTTCTTTCAAATATTTTCCAGCATTATCATATTTACCACTATTTGGTGGGGGGGTCTGTAAATCTTTCAAGTATTCTAGAATTTTTTTCTCTGCTTCGTCTTTACCACCACTAGGACCATTTTGTTTTGCTTGGCTGTATAAAGTTTcgtattttttttccattttgtcccaattttttttccatttttttatttcctctTCATATTCTTTGCACTTCTCTTGACATACTGAACATTCATTACCATTTTTATTACACGTTGGATTAGCACCATTAGTACCAGGAGTAGCATTACATTTATCACACTGTGTTTTCACCTCCATATAGTGTTTATATTGTGTCTTACAGTAGTGTTCCCCCCATTCGGTCATCCAGCGGAGGAACTGAGGCCGAGAGGCGAATGCCGCGAGGCCGTCAGTGGAAACACTAGATGTAGTGGTATCACCAAACTTCACATTTCCGTATTTGTACTCATCTTTATTGGTAAGTTCTTTGCGTTTTTTATCCTCGTCATTACCTTTAATATGATGTGAGAGACCACATAACATCCCTTCCCAAATAAGTGGACCATTTGTTGTCCACCATTTTTCAGGTGTGGTTTTTTGTGAACCCTGGCCACTTTTTGAGAAAACTtcacttattttatttcttgcCTTCGTCACATGAGGATTCTTCCCTGCATCGTTTACTGATATATCTTTATCCAAACATAAATCTCTTAAATCTCCAAAAGTATACATCATAGAACGTAAGAAGTCGGAAGGTATTTTTCCACTTTTTAACTGGTTCTCTGCTTCACTGTTACCaccatattttatataatactgCCAATGAACAAATGTCTCTGCTGCTCCTGTTTTAATAAAAGCATTTTTCAAATCATCaggtttatttatattttgtgttTCACTATTATCTGATAAATAATGTACACATAGTTTTTGTCTCCTAGGTGGCATACATGCATTTGTATGACCAGTTTCAAAATGTTTATCTTCACAAGTCCATTTAGGATATGATGTGTCTTGTGCATCCTTAATTTTTGGATTACACCCACCTATTGCACCAGTGTTGGTGTCTTTTGTCTGCATAAGTGATTTCACCACATCACACGGTGTCGAACTATCGCACGCGCACGCCTGTACGTAACCACTAGGGTGATGGCGGAACACATATTTGTCACTAGTAGTATCACAGAATTCTTTTTGTTGTTGACATTCAGTATTTTTTAGTTCTTGCTGTATATATCCTTCAGCAGTAGAATAAGTGGTATTACTCTTATTTTCTTTCTGTAATTTCTTTAAGAATTCATTAAGATATTTCTGATTTTCATCATTACTAGGagtactactactactagaTTTTGCTTTTCCATATAATTCTTCGTactgttttttttgtttttgccAATCTTCTTTCCATTTTGTAATAAAATCACTATATGCTTTGCATTTATCTTGACATTGTTTACATTTGCTGGTATTACATGTTGTATTGTTAGTACCAGTTTTACATGTGTCACACACCTGTTTCACCTTGTCATACTCGTCTTTTTGTGCCTTGCAGTACCACTCGGACCATTCGGTTAACCAACGAAGACGTTGCGGGATGTAGTCATCAAGTGGACACTTATGAACATTATTGTAATCACAATCTGtgtttgttatattattttgttttagtGCACAATCCATTGCTTTCCATATATCTTTTCTGTTAAGTTCCCACCAGTGTTCTCTAAGTTTGGTATATGGATCCTCTTCATTGGAATACGTGATTCCTTGAGTAgcgttttttttaattttatcaaatatatctCTCAAATGTTTTTGCAAATCTGCGTTACCATTTTCTTTAGTCCATATATCTCTTCCTCTAATTATATCCCCTATATCAGCAAAACTATTACGTACAGATCGACATATTGTCTTCTTATCTTTGGTGTCAGATACAGTACTTTTGCCATTTAGGTTATATTGTTTATAGAgttctattattttttctgcTTCATATTTTGCTGCTAACATTACATCCCCCAATAATGAATGCTTGGCTTTATCACCTTTAAATCCTTCATATTCCGTTTTCAAATTTTCTAAGTTCGAAGTACACATATCTAATCTTCTAGGAGGAAATAATACTTTTTTGTGCTCTTCATTAACATCGGTACGCGTTTTCCATTGTAGTCCTACAGCAAATCTCTGGTTCGTTTTATCTTTCCCTGTACCTTTTCCGGTACAGGGGCCATCATGGTCAGTATTACCATCAGCCGTAGCACTATATGTACGTTTATCATTAGTATGTTTTTCTTTCTCAAGATTACATGCATCGCTATCCATTTTAGTACCATCCTTTCCAAATTTTGCCTCGGATAAATCTCCTTTCAACTCCCCCTCATTAACATGACCAACTTTACCACCCTCTTTTGCATCCTTGTCTATATTGCTTTGAAAAACCCTTGCTATAGTCTCTACCGTGGCATTTGGTCTACCACTGTTTGTGCCACACGCGGCACTAGAAGAACCAACACCACTCGACGACATTGTGCTTATATGtggtatgtatatatatatattatatatatatatatatatatgtatatcacTATCTCTTacatttgaaatatattaaatatttatatttctataagGTTTTGCCATTTTCAACATATcgtggtatatatatatatgatatacaaTACagtggtatatatatatcgtGCACAAATACAGTGGTACTACAAATATAGTggcatattattatgaataggaatgataatatcattatattcataatgaaaatatcattacaatatacataataatattataattaatatacataatgatattattataataatgatattattatgaaataataatattattattataataatattattatgtatattattatgtatatttgtaatgatattatattattatgaatataatgatattataattcttattcataatgatattattgaAATATACCACTATAgtgtatatataacaaatacataaaaatatacgtatatttatgtttgtaattttaatatttattattgtttttcGATTATTTtgtagtattatatatatatatatatatatatatatatatatatatatatatatatatatatatatgtagaatacgtatttttttatacatatatatatatatatgtatgtatgtaaatAGGTAtcgatatatatatacatatatatcaaaataaaaatataaaaatatatgtttgtatatttatatttgttcgAAAcgtttcatataaaatatatataaaaaacataatatat
The sequence above is drawn from the Plasmodium sp. gorilla clade G2 genome assembly, contig: PADLG01_00_12, whole genome shotgun sequence genome and encodes:
- a CDS encoding erythrocyte membrane protein 1, PfEMP1, putative, with protein sequence MSSSGVGSSSAACGTNSGRPNATVETIARVFQSNIDKDAKEGGKVGHVNEGELKGDLSEAKFGKDGTKMDSDACNLEKEKHTNDKRTYSATADGNTDHDGPCTGKGTGKDKTNQRFAVGLQWKTRTDVNEEHKKVLFPPRRLDMCTSNLENLKTEYEGFKGDKAKHSLLGDVMLAAKYEAEKIIELYKQYNLNGKSTVSDTKDKKTICRSVRNSFADIGDIIRGRDIWTKENGNADLQKHLRDIFDKIKKNATQGITYSNEEDPYTKLREHWWELNRKDIWKAMDCALKQNNITNTDCDYNNVHKCPLDDYIPQRLRWLTEWSEWYCKAQKDEYDKVKQVCDTCKTGTNNTTCNTSKCKQCQDKCKAYSDFITKWKEDWQKQKKQYEELYGKAKSSSSSTPSNDENQKYLNEFLKKLQKENKSNTTYSTAEGYIQQELKNTECQQQKEFCDTTSDKYVFRHHPSGYVQACACDSSTPCDVVKSLMQTKDTNTGAIGGCNPKIKDAQDTSYPKWTCEDKHFETGHTNACMPPRRQKLCVHYLSDNSETQNINKPDDLKNAFIKTGAAETFVHWQYYIKYGGNSEAENQLKSGKIPSDFLRSMMYTFGDLRDLCLDKDISVNDAGKNPHVTKARNKISEVFSKSGQGSQKTTPEKWWTTNGPLIWEGMLCGLSHHIKGNDEDKKRKELTNKDEYKYGNVKFGDTTTSSVSTDGLAAFASRPQFLRWMTEWGEHYCKTQYKHYMEVKTQCDKCNATPGTNGANPTCNKNGNECSVCQEKCKEYEEEIKKWKKNWDKMEKKYETLYSQAKQNGPSGGKDEAEKKILEYLKDLQTPPPNSGKYDNAGKYLKEEGLISECQEQTDFATTSGNNTYAFKTYPHTYTSHCTCVQKPPEKPKCTQNKILDAANMRQHDIASQLHKSGDSDKLRGDLSKAEFKNKNSAPKLETHGYCDFNIQKHGNDVRDYSPTPGTGVHHGPCTGKGKGTDTDNQRFIIGQEWKPDNGKVRDGHEGVLLPPRRRHMCTSNLENLGKQGVQPLQNVTDPTKYNHSFLGDVLLAAKFEGDDIVEKHLSKGDKSGICNAMKYSFADLGDIIRGRDIWSGNDDMKRLQEYLEKIFEKIEKQVGGTKYSGGKDENPKYSKLREAWWNANRDQVWKALTCSAPDTADLYIPTSGSTKTWERYKCGRDSYVPPDDYIPQRLRWMTEWSESYCKQLERNFWWLKFNCGVCNKAKKDSEAKNVACSMCSSMCKVYKTHVTDWKKQWSDQEKEYNNLYSGSSSSGGKDEIQKQNDEFFNKVKNHQNGVTCDGNTTDPTTYNTLSDYVTSMGGGTYCNDTTQTQFGTTKTSGGTNDEYVFKEYPHKYEGDCEKQHTKPSPKPKDSSLTPPCTIVDTILNNINANGNVGDCKNKYDKQKQDGGYPKWDCDKDTFKSGESGACMPPRRQKLCIAYLKENISDDTTLRTAFIKTAAAETFLAWQYYITHGKGHKNKDMFKSLLDSGTIPSDFKRHMIFTFGDLKDLCLNKDIGNKSSGDVELARQNIDNVFKPKNGQPNGKVDETEREKWWDNNGLDIWKGMLCGLSHHIKGGDTERQKLTNNEKYQYDSDILKSEITNYILYNEITPQFLRWFTEWSDEFCEKYKEESALLHEKCRTCKVNGSATGKATCDKSGKPCSECQEQCPKYTKFIDEWKKHWDQQQKKFQSDKTTQKIEEDVVDSNTPAHTYLDQVLELFDQHGNCMKTASSQPQSRGAATEDMPQALDPYPPDGDYVNKCTCVEDTTNSGQQPQTPGTGKDSGHNTPNPPKPMPNPNPSGTQEQPCDIANNILKTKDPQTHKIAACEKKNFENKSWNCDSQIDPNHNGACMPPRRQKLCIHNLTKLDPTKTSKEKDLRKALIECASIETYWLWDKYKQDHTGVEDNLKNKGTIPEEFKRQMFYTLGDYRDLCLGKDIGNDGGKTARDNISAVFKSGTPKPEEWWKTIEKEVWEGMLCALSYDDGKKGMDTTTQTNLKNNNEYNTVTFGDPTKSSVSTDGLAAFASRPQFLRWLTEWYDDYCKEKHTKLQDVEKACKPQNSGIKCDSDCTKKCDDYTNFMKERKGHWDKQKTYYTSQKATTSGYDEDNAKEYLKEKFTVTCGSTTSSGTNQVETNINALTQPPPAQSPPQPHYDVDVYCGCKKYIKDTDYDDISGESNCKGLMKDINGTPGIKWQNNKDDEYKHLVKDDYKDDPVPQEVYIPPRRQRICFEGLDKSNKEGLPKKLMEVAATEGYNLGKYYKAKNDNSTDEKYKYDVQACNALKYSFLDLRDIIVGYDMLEPEKTNTESNLKKIFTSGSQTNSGAPGSPERKQWWKDHEKCVWKAMLCGYKKGRGEDKIPDGCDDPPSGEPIGVDRDSGKNLQFLRWFAEWGEDYCKKYHVELGKLSTACPTNTCDKNGNEQKCKEQCKKYTEFITQWKDQYDKQKSKFNEDKGKKLYEKDKEATDAKDAREFLKTKLEKICKVATNGCDCMKDALSTSNDTPKSLDDVTKSDYKDKCGCDNKVVPPVPQPRPIDPGGGQTTGQTNTTNGQNPKQDPDSSGGQKPVPDPGNPGQPGGPSVHPPAGPSVPSSGSQDPFKELETCPFQNGSGTGNQTYCSKYAKDRKYRKYRCRGKTFNKDLNDWTSNLLKHLNDKNKGILVPPRMRRLCLKSIRTLFDSINDQNTFKKYLLRDAYNEARILSQYYNSNNDEILQAMKYSFADFGNIVKGDDIFDDLELVQKQLSSIFKQNGNTNETENRKEWWEENKKHVWNVMMCHYKGNVTGTTNNSCPEYDNIDETPQFLRWFTEWAQHFCERKKELEKEVKTKCSSVNCINGTGNVGDTCKKACQNYSNFISGTKQAYIGQKTKYEEFKNSQGDKEAHEYLKGKCKEVKCECLSKHTDNGNNNWKDAYETFDDTQYKNICECKKPPSTNPSGKGGGSFSDLLDQLKNTFFIYAKVATEKGIETAKTMIPEVAEAGLKFGTNVVMPIAKDVATSVTIDVLDKLTKIIKPSDGGKNSAPSGPPQPAPPVTPGGAPSQPSVTPETVSLSTLPPVGISFVLGAIALLFYLK